AAATTCGTCGGCGGATAATCCATCGGCTCATGATCTTCCCGATACAGTTCAACTTTACCTTTGAACCTGTTTTCCGCAATCCACGGATTGGTAAAAACTTTCGAACGGCTGTCTATTTCAAAACCCGCCCCTTTCAGAGCCCCGATCCATTGGGAATAGCTCCAGAAGCAGAAGCGCTCATGCATCTCGCTCTCCCAGTTGTCTGTATAATCTTTTGTCAGCAGAAATTCGGCGGCATCTTCATAGCGGAGTTTGATGTAGTCCTCATCTCCCACCGGAACTTCATCCCAGGACAGGGAGTATCCCTCTTCCTTCCGGAAATCCATGGCAAAACGGAAAAAGCGCTCGTAAGTGGAAAGCTCAGTCAGAGAAGAATCTCCTGAATGATCTGTCCTATTCAGCTTCATAAGCACGATGCGGTCCTTTTCCTCCGGACCGACTACATCGCGGTTTATCCAGATGCCGCCGGGCTTCAGCTCATCAAATCTGTTCTTGATAAAGCGGAGCAGTTCCTCATGGGAACCGTAGGATTCGATTTCATGGGTCAGGGAACTGGAATGAATTGTATTCATTGACCCCGGAGTGAAAACCAGACCCGTTACGGCGTTCTTCCGGGCAAACCAGATATTGGGATTGGCGAATTCTCCGTTGTTTTTCCGCTGAATGCAGATATCGTGAAGCTGTCTTGTCAATTCGACGCCGTAAAAATCCGATTCATTGAGCCTCGGCTCCTCGGTGGCGTGCCTGAGCCAGCTTCCTGTGGCGCAGCCGATATCGCCGATCCGCCCGGGCTGGACAAAAGAGGCGACATCTTTCCACTTGATATGGGTATTCTCATCCATCTGCCGGACATAACTGGCGTAATCCCTCGTATCGGTAATGTCTCCGTCATCGGAGGCGATGGGATCGGAAAAAAGAAACTGGATTCTCCCTCCGAGATTATACTGCTTGAGAATCCGGTATGAAGCGGGATGGATTTCATCGAGAATAATCCGGTCCGAGCTCCAATGAGGGATTGCCGCAATGCGTTCAATCAGTTCCCAGGGATTGGCTGCCACATTCCGTTCAGCGCCGAACACGGAATATCCCAACTCTTCATACAGATCTCCGACATCTGTCGAGCAGGCAACGATGCAGTTTTCCGGAGACAGGTCAAAAAAATCATCGGCCTGATGAAGAATGCTTTTGATCGTATAGGAGGCGAAATCGCTTCTGAATCCGATATCGGTAATGGGATAGCAGTAAACGGGAACAGTAAGATCGTGGGAAAATTCCTGGATGGCCATAGCCCTGTGAGCATAGGACAGGGGGTTCCGCCTCGTCCCTTCATGGTTGGCCGATGTTACGGCGAAAATGATCCCCTCAATTTCAGAGACGGGAAGCGCCCGCCCTCTTCTGTCCTGTTCCGCTTCCATCTGAGTGTGAATGAACCGGTAGAGATACTGAAACTGAAAATTGGTCACCACATGGTGTCTGCCCGGAATAAGTATGTACATAAGGGAAGTATAAGCGGATTATCAGTAAATTGGCTACTGTTCGGGAGATAACAACTATTCGGAAAGGCTGATTCATTCTAACTTGAATCAGCCTCTTTCTTCATTACTTTCCGGGAGGCATTATATCGGTAATCGACCCGTCCACGATCTCCGCGGCAAAGGCGAAAGTCTCCGCCAGGGTCGGATGGGCGTGAACCGTCAGGCTGATATCTTCGAAATCAGCCCCCATCTCCAGGGCCAGAACGGCCTCATGGATGAGTTCCCCGGCATTCAAGCCGCAGATTCCCGCTCCGATGATCCGGCCGCTTTCGCTGTCGAAAAGGACTTTTGTCGTTCCCGATGCTCCGTCGGCGCTGAGGGCTCTTCCGCTGGCACCCCAGGGGAACTTACCCAGTTTATATTCGATTCCTTTTTCCTTAGCTTCTTTCTCCGTCATTCCCATCCAGGCGATTTCCGGACTGGTATAGGCAACCGATGGAATGGTCATGGCTTCAAAAGCCGATTTCTTTCCGGCGATAACTTCCGCGGCGACTTTTCCTTCATGGGAGGCTTTGTGAGCCAGCATGGGGTTGCCGACCACATCGCCTATGGCGAATATATTGCCGGCGATAGTTCTCATCTGCTTATCCACGGGGACAAATCCCCTTTCATCAAGGTCCAGCCCGATATTCTCCCGGCCCCAGCCTTCCGTAGACGGACGACGGCCGACGGCGACAAGGACCGCATCGAATTCAGCCTGTTCCGGCGCTTTCTTTCCCTCGAAGCTGGCAGTTATACCATTTTTACCCGACTCAATCTTCGTCACTTTTGTGGAAGTGTAGATCGAGTATCTCTTCTTGAGCTTCAGGAAGAGGGGTTGTACCAGGTCTTTATCCGCCGGAGGAATGAGGTGCTCCATCATCTCCACAATGGTAATTTCCGAACCCAGAGCATGGTAGATTTGGGCCATTTCCAGGCCGATGATACCGCCCCCGATGATGAGAAAACGCTTCGGTATGGATTTGATCTCCAGCCCGTCGGTCGAATCCCAGATCCTCTCGTCTTCGGGCAGTCCGGGTATTCTGAAGGGATAGGATCCCGTTGCGATGACAGCATGGGCAAAGCGGATGGTTCTCTCATCTTCCCCCGATCGGACGGCTATGGAACCTTTATCTTTAAAAACGCCGAAGCCGGTGACTCTGTCGATTTTCCGGGCTTTGCAGAGCTGATCGAGACCGCCGGTCAGCTGGCCGACAACCTGGTTTTTCCGGTCCCTCAGTTTGTCCACATCGATTTCCGGTTTGGGAAAGGAGATTCCGTATTTTTCAATCTCCGCCGCTTCTTCTATGACCGCCGCTCCGTGAAGGAGGGTTTTGGAAGGTATGCATCCCACATTGAGACAGGTACCGCCCAGATTCCCGGCCTGCTCGATCAGGCAGACCGACAGACCCAGATCGGCGGCGCGGAATGCCGCCGTATAGCCTCCGGGGCCGCCGCCCAGAACGGCCACATCATATATTTTATCTTCTGACATAATATCTCCTTGTTGTGCTTCCGGTCAGAGAAGGATCCGTTTAAGGTCTTCCAGATACTGAACCAGACTTCTGCTGAACCGCGCCGCTTCCGCTCCGTCAATAACACGATGGTCATAGGAAAGAGACAGGGGAAGAATGAGTCGGGGAATAAAGTCCTCTCCGTCCCAGACCGGTTTGACCGAACTTCTGGAAAGTCCCAGAATCCCGACCTGCGGTTTGTTGACGATGGGGGTGAAGGCCGTGCCTCCGATGCCTCCGAGACTGGAGATGGAGAAGGTGGCGCCCTGAAGATCATCGACCGCCAGTTTACCCTCCCGGGCTTTGGAACTGAGGGCTTTCAGCTCTTCGCTGATCTCTTTCAAGCCCTTCTCATCGGCATTTTTAATAACCGGAACAACGAGTCCCTGAGGCGTATCCACGGCGATTCCGATGTTGTAGTATTTCTTGAGAATAAGCGAGCTGCCCCCTGGAACCAGAGAAGAGTTCATGGAGGGATACTCTTTCAGCGCCGCGACCACCGCTTTGATAACAAAGACAAGCAGACTGTATTTCACGCCTGTTTTGTCAGCCTCGCTGTTCAGCTCTTTCCGGAAATCCTCCAGTTCGCTGATATCCGCCTCATCGAAATGGGTCACATGGGGAATGGTTACCCAGCTCTTGTGGAGATGGGGACCGGAAATCTTTTTGATCCGGGACAGTTTGACTTCTTCTATATCGCCGTAACGGGAGAAATCCTCCAGCGGTTCATCATCGCCCGGCCAAGCCGTACCTCCGCCCTTCAGAGCCTTTTTGATCAGTTCCTGAACGTCGCTTTTCAGAATACGCCCCTTAGGTCCGGTACCCCGGATGCGGGTCAGATCGATTTCCAGTTCTCTGGCATACGCTCTGACAGAGGGGGTCGCATGGGATGTTTTTCCCTCCTCGCCGTACGAAGCGCTATCGGGAGGACCGCCAACAGCAGGTCGGGGTTCCGGCGGAAGTTCCGTCGGCGGAGCCGTTTCTGCGGCAACCGCTTTTTCCGGTGCTTTTTCCGGTTTCTCTTCCGGTACCGATTTTTCAGTAGCCTCTGCCGAACCGGTCACTTCGAGAGTCATGATAAGATCCCCGGTGTTAACCTGATCTTCCGCGCTGACATGAATCTCCTTTATAACTCCGCCGAACGGACTGGGCAGATCCATGACCGCCTTGTCACTTTCCAGCGACATAAGCGAACTGTCTTTTTCCACTTCATCGCCGGGAGAGACGAATATTTCCACAATGAGAATGTCTTTTACATCGCCGAAGTCGGGGAGCCGTATTTTTTCCAGTGGCATATTCCTCTCCTCACCTTTCCACCGCATGGGGCGCATCGGGATTCACTTTGTATTTTTTGATTGCTTCGCTCACTTTCTTCAGGGGAATTTTTCCCTCATCGGCCAGAGCTTTCAATGCGGCTATCGCCACATGATAACGGTCCACCTTGAAAAAGTTCCTCAGGGCTTCCCTGCTGTCGCTCCGTCCGTACCCGTCGGTTCCCAGAACCGTCAGCTTATTGGGAATAAGACGCCGTATCTGTTCGCTGTAAGCCTGAACATAATCTGTCGATATAACAGCCGGTCCATCATGGCCTGCCATGACTTCTTCCACATAGGATTTGCGCGAAGGTTTTTCCGGATGATTTCTGTTCCAGTCCTCAACAGCCATACCGTCACGGTGAAGCTGATTGATTCCCGGTACCGACCATATATCGGCCTGCACATCAAAATCCTCCTTAAGAAGATCAGCAGCCGCGATCACTTCCCTGAGGATGGAACCGCTGCCCATAAGCTGAACTTTCAGGTCGCCCTTACCGGCTTTTTGAAAGAGGTACATTCCTTTGACAATTCCCTCTTCCGCACCTTTGGGCATGGCGGGATGACTGTAATTTTCATTGAGCAGGGTGATGTAATAGAAAACATCCTCTCCCTTCTCATACATCTCCTCTATACCCTTGCGGACCAGAACGGCCAGTTCGTAACTGAAAGTCGGATCATAGGCTTTGCAGGAAGGATATACCGATGCGAACAGCAGTCCCTGTCCGTCCTCATGCTGGAGCCCTTCTCCGTTGAGAGTCGTCCGCCCCGAAGTGGCGCCCATAATAAATCCCTTTGCCCGGCTGTCGCCTGCGGCCCAGAGCTGATCGCCGATCCTCTGAAATCCGAACATGGAATAAAAGGTGTAGAAGGGAATCATGGGAAAGCCGAAATTATTGTGGGCCGTCGCCGCGGCAAGCCATGACGAAATGGCCCCGGCTTCGGTAATCCCCTCTTCCAGAATCTGCCCTTTCGGGTCCTCTTTATACCAGGACATGGTTTCCGCATCCTGGGGTTCATATAACTGTCCTGTTGGCGCATAGATTCCCAGTTGCCGGAACAGCCCTTCCATTCCGAAGGTTCTTGCTTCATCGGGAATGATGGGAACAATCCGTTTCCCGATCTCCTTGTCCCGCACCAGGTTGCCCAGAAGGCGGACGAATGCCATGGTCGTCGACAGCTCTCTTTCTCCCGACGATTCCATCAGAGCTTTAAAGCTCTCTGCCTTGGGAGTCTTTAGCGGGTAATGGGTCGTATCCCGGAAAGGAACCGGACCGCCGAGAAGACTTCTCTGCCTCTTGATGAACAGATCTTCGGGACTTCCTTCTTCAGGTTTAATAAAGGGTAGATCCATCAGCTCCTCATCTTTCAGAGGCACATGAAATCTGTCCCGGAACGTCTTAAGCGATTCCAGATCCATCTTCTTGACATTATGGGCGACCATTACCGATTCGCCGCTCTGCCCCATTCCGAAGCCCTTGATCGTGTTGACCAGAATAACCGTCGGCTGTCCCTTGTGTTTCGATGCGGCAGCGAAGGCCGCGTAGACTTTTCTCGGGTCGTGGCCCCCTCTGGACATCTGCCAGAGTTCTTTATCGCTCAAATCCTTGACCAGTTCGGCCAGCTTCGGATCTTCGCCGAAAATCTTTTCTCGCAGATAGGCCGGCCCCCGGGCGGCGATAGTCTGAAAATCGCCGTCCACCATGGATCCGAATTTCTTAAGAAGAAGCCCCTCTTTGTCGCGCTTCATAATATTGTCCCATTCGGTTCCCCAGATCACTTTAATGACATGCCAACCGGCTCCGCGGAATCGGCCTTCCAGTTCCTGAATAATCTTGCCGTTGCCCCGGACCGGGCCGTCGAGCCGCTGCAGATTGCAGTTTACAACAAATATAAGGTTGTCCAGACTTTCCCGGGCCGCAAGGGTAAGAGCCCCGAGCGATTCCGGCTCGTCGGACTCTCCGTCACCCATAAAACACCAGACCTTGCGATCGCCTTCCTCTTTCAGACCCCGGTTATCCATATAACGCATAAAACGGGCCTGATAAATAGCGGCCATCGGCCCGAGCCCCATGGAGACCGTTGGGAACTGCCAGAAATCGGGCATCAGCCAGGGGTGGGGATAGGACGAAAGCCCGTGGCCGTTCACTTCGGAACGGAAATTCTTCAAATGCTCTTCATCGAGACGCCCTTCAACAAAAGCACGGGCGTATACGCCAGGGGAACTGTGTCCCTGAAAATAAACCATATCCGCCCCGTACTGAGATTCGGGGCCTTTAAAAAACCAGTTGAAGCCGACTTCGTAAAGCGAAGCGACCGAGGCGTAGGTGGCGATATGTCCTCCAAGCCCCTTCCCGTCCTTATTGGCGCGGGCCACCATGGCCATGGCGTTCCAGCGGATATAAGCCGCGACCTTCATGGCGGTTAAGGAATCGCCGGGTATTTTTTCCTCTTCATCGGGGAGTAATGAATTGCCGTAGGAAGAAACTACACCCGGAGAGGTTGAAACTCCCCTGGACCTTGCGTCATCAACGAGCGTGTTGAGAAGATAATCTGCCTTTCTCTCACCCTCGGCGTCAATCAAACCTCTAAGCGAATCAATCCAGTCTTTCGTTTCAGCAGGATCGGGATCTTGATAATATGTACTCATAGCTGCTCCTCGCAATATAATTTACTAAATTGGTGAACAATAGCCAAAAAAATTCAAAAAATTAAATTATTTACACCCGGAACACTTTAGGTCCGTCATATTAAGTGTAATGGATCAGAAAAAGAATTTGAAACAACATGAATCAAAAGAGCGCCTTTCCCGGGCTTATGAAAGCGAAAAGCCCCGATTGATGGCCAGAATCCGGGCCGCGGGAAAATCTCTTGAGGAAACGGAAGACCTGATCCATGACGTATACACCGAAACCTGGGGGAGGCTGGACCGGCTGAACAGCATTATAAATCTGCCGGCCTGGCTCAACTCACTGGTGACCCGGAGGCTGATCGATGCCTGGAGGCACGACAAAGTGAAGCAATATGCCGGAGAAACCGATGTGGCGGAGGAAACCATACGGGAAGTTATCACCGGAGTCGGACTGAATCCCCTGGACGGCTATGTGCGGCGCTGTATGGTCGAAGCTCTTGATTCGGCGATTAAAACGCTGCCGGAGAAACAGAGAAAAGTGGTGGAAGCCCAGGTTTTCGGAGGAATGACTTTTAAGGAACTGGCCGAGTCTACAGGAGAGAGCATCGACACGCTAAAAGCGCGCAAACGCTATGCCGTGGAAAACCTCTCAAAGGCTCTGAAACATTGGATTGAAAATTAAACCGGAGGTACTAGTATGATGGATGAAATCAAAGACGAAATTAAAGGCGAAATAAGAAAGGGAATCCGCGAGGAACTGCAGAAAGACTGGGAAAAAGAAAAAAAACGCAACCCACACTGCGATGCCGACTCCTGGTGGGAAGAACGGCGGATGGGAATGAAAGTTTTCCTGGGCGTGCTGATGGGAATCGGATTTCTGATTCTGGGCTTCCTCTTCGGATGGGTTGTCATGCTGCTGTGGAACTGGCTGATGCCCGATATTTTCGGCCTGGGCGAGGTGACCTACTGGCAGGCTTGGGGACTTCTTATCCTCAGCTCCATACTGTTCAAGGGCTTTCCCTCGGGAAACGGCGGAGACGGGGGCAAACGGGGAGACCGCCGGCGCAAGAAGGAGCTGCGGAAAATGATGGATAGCGAATCCGTTTTTCCCGATCGGCCGGATATAACGAAAGAGTCTCCGGAACCCGGGAAAAACTGACATGGAACGGGAAGCCGTTTATTTCATTGAAATAGGGCTTCCCGTTTTTTTGATAAAGCAATTTTTTTGGATTGAATTAGAGAAACAAATTATCATAAGAGAATAAACCAACAGGAGAAATATTATGAATTACACAATAGTTTATTACACAAGAGACGGCAGCACCGGTATCGCCGCGGATTACCTGGCGGACGTGACCAAAGGGAAGAAAGTACAACTTGAAGCCGGTAAGTACCTGAACAACTTCATCCTCGGCGGATTCAACTCCGCTTCAAAAAAGCTTCCGAAACTGAAAGGCGATCCCTGGAGTGGAATATCCGATGCCGAAGCGGTCATTCTGGCGTCTCCCGTGTGGGCAGGAAATGGCAATCCGGCGATGAACAGCTTTATAGATCAAGCCGATTTTTCAGGAAAAAAAGTCTATATCCTCTCTCTCCAGGCCGATCCGGGAAAGAAAGCTCAGAACTCGGTGCTCCCTCTTGTAGCCGAAGCTGTAAAATCACATGGCGGTGAGGTGGCTGGCATGCTGGCCATTCACGGAACAAGTCCCGGAAAAAGAGCGGAGAAAGACTATATAGAAAATCAGCTTAAAGACTGGAAACTCTCTTAGCCTGAAAACTTCCAGACCGCTTCGTCGACCACGACCTCCCCTTTCCAACCCATCTCGTCAGGATTTGGTTACGACGAGCCTATTCGTTTTTCCTGGGTTTCAGGAAATTGACCGGCAGAAGAATTAACCCTGAAAAATCCTATTAAATTTCAAGGCCAAAAACATTTTTTACAAGGATTCCGACTCCGAATGAAATAGCCGAAACGCCGAGACTGATTAATGTCATCTCAAGAAATCGTTTAACGAATGGCGTATCCTTGGCCACTGAAATATAATAATTAAATATTAATATAATCAGGACTGCGATTGAGAGCGTAACGACCAGACTGAAAAACGGATTGGCGAACAGAAAATAGGGAGCCGTCAGAAAAGCGACAGTAAAGATATAGGAAATTCCTGTGTAAACTGAAGATTTTAATGCATTTTCCTCTCCGTTATGCATGCTTGAGAGATATTCCGAAGCAGCCATGGAGAAAGACGCAGAAATGCCCGTGATCAACCCCGTCAACGCAATGATTTTAGAATTCCCGAAGGCGAAAGTGTATCCGGCCAGAGCCCCCGTAAGTTCGACAAGGGCATCGTTAAGCCCCAAAACCACAGAACCGACATATTCCAGCCTCTCCTCGTTGATCATCTGGAGGAGTTCCATCTCATGCCTCTCTTCATCTTCCATAAAGGTCCTGATTTCAGGTATATCATCCAGGATTTCCCCGTAGGCATCCTGTCCTCTCTGCTCAGCTTTTTCCAGAAGTTTCAAGCCAAAAGTCAGTCCGAAAATTTTGCATATGAATATAGTGAATCCGACGAATAATTTATTCGGACGCAGTTCCACTCCAGTCCTTTTGTTAAAATATTTATAGTGCTTATACTCGTCATTGCTGATTTTTTCCAGTATAGCTTTGTTATGAGCATCATCCAGACCTTCAGCCAGTTTTCCATAGATATAATAGGCGTTAATTTCATTCTGCTGCTCGCGCAGGATGATTTTTTCCAATTTTCCTTCCATAGTCGCGTCCTCCCTATGAATCTATAATATTCCTTTAAGATAATGAAATATATAGTATTTCATCCTTTAGCAAGAACAATGGCTTGAAGAACTGGTATAAATGCACATACCTGATTAATAAGGTAAAAAAGTTTACAAGGTTTGAATTGACAGCCGGAGTGAAAATAACGATTTTTTATATAATGGAAATAAAAATACCGGAAGTTGACGCATACCTGTCGGATGGTTGCGGCAGATGTAAATATTACAATACGCCTCAGTGCAAAGTGCACAGATGGAACGGGGAGCTCAAAGCCCTCAGGGAAATTGTTCTTGACTGCGGCCTGAAAGAAGAACTGAAATGGAGTCAGCCCTGCTATACTTATCAGAATAAAAACATACTGATAGTCAGCGCTTTCAAAGAATACTGCGCGCTGAACTTCTTCAAAGGCGCGCTGTTGAATGACCACCATAAAATCCTGACGCAACCTACGAAAAACTCCAGGGAATCACGTCAGGTCCGGTTTGTCTCGGCAGCCCGGATAGCCGAACTGAAGCCCATACTGAAGGAGTACATCCTTGAAGCTGTTGAAATTGAAAAATCGGGAAAACAGATCCCTAAAAGTAAACCGGAAGACTTTCCTTACCCCGAAGAACTCCTGGAAAAATTCAATGAAGATTATGCCTTCAGGGACGCCTTTGAAGCTCTCACTCCGGGCCGGCAGAAAAGCTACCTTCTCCACTTTGCCTCGGCTAAACAAGCGGCAACCAGGATTTCCCGCATTGAAAAATGCATTCCTAAAATCTTCGACGGACTGGGATTCAACGAAAGATAATATCTGACCGGACCAATCAGTTTTTTCACCTCAATCAGGAATACTCTATTGAAATTATTTATAACGATATGTAATAATAGTTATCAATACCAGCACAGGAAAAATAATATGGATACGGAAACTATTATTTATGAAAACAATTATACCGATACGTACAATAACCTGAGAAACAGAAGTATTCTCTCCGGTTTTTCTATTTATGATATTAAAAGAGAACTTGAATCACTATACCGCTATGAAGATCTCGATTGGACGGGTCGCGGCGAATATAAGAATTCAGAAATTCAGGGTGCTGTAGCGGCTTATCAGGTTTTTCTTCATGAATGGAACAAGGAACATAAATCCGATATAAAATAGCGTATTGCTATTATTCTGAATAACAATTTTTCCCTTTGCCTTTTGCTCTCTCCCGGCAATGTCTCCCAATCTCCGTCGAGGCTTGTCCTGCTTTCCAGATTATCCAGTTTTACAGGAGCTTCAGCCTGAAGCAGGCTGACAATAAAAAATAGAAAAAAAATACCCGGAGCAATATTTCCCCGGATATTCTTCATAAAATCAGTCAAAGAGAACCCTTTTCATGACCTGAGGCTCCAGGCGGAATCTCGACCCCTTTCCTTCGATGAAATGGTGCTCCCGCAAAAGATGAATGGAAAGATCGGTTACGACGACGGACTCATTGGTCTCCTTTCGGGTGATCTGAGCTGTCATCTTATGAAAGAAGCCGTCTTTGAAAGGACAGGGAAGCTGTCCGCGGGGGTCGACGACCCTGATCAGCCATTTATCATCAATGGTAACCGGTTCGCCCAGCCCCTTCTGGCCTTCTTCCATAAAGTAAGCCAGTCTCTTGGCCGTATCGACAAAGGAAAGCCCGGCATCGCGCATCTCTCCTTCGTCCCGGGCAATCATATCCACGACGGGAATGGTTTCGTCTCCGAGAAATCCCTCTTCGGTGATTACTCCCGGCTGCATATTTTCCTGAGCCATTGTCATGGCCGGTGTCATTTTCATCTACAGGACCTCCATCAGAATTTATCGTAGAAGATATCGTCGAGCGATACTTTGTTCGCCGTAAAGACATTGTTACAGGCATTGATCATACCGGGGCTTCCGCAGAGATAGCCTTCCCGTTTCTTATCGGTACCGATTTCCTCTTTCAGATATTTATCCAGGACATCGGTAATCAGTCCCGTCGCGCCGTCCCAGGGCGTGCCTTCCTCCGGTTCGGAGAGTGCGGGAACGAAGTGAAAATTAGGCATTTTTTTCTCAAGCTCTCTCAGCTCATCGAGATAAAACATATCTTTCACGGTCCGGGCTCCGAAGAAGTACCAAACCTCGCGGTCCAGCTCACCGGTATCGAGCAT
The Spirochaeta isovalerica genome window above contains:
- a CDS encoding methyltransferase domain-containing protein, with protein sequence MYILIPGRHHVVTNFQFQYLYRFIHTQMEAEQDRRGRALPVSEIEGIIFAVTSANHEGTRRNPLSYAHRAMAIQEFSHDLTVPVYCYPITDIGFRSDFASYTIKSILHQADDFFDLSPENCIVACSTDVGDLYEELGYSVFGAERNVAANPWELIERIAAIPHWSSDRIILDEIHPASYRILKQYNLGGRIQFLFSDPIASDDGDITDTRDYASYVRQMDENTHIKWKDVASFVQPGRIGDIGCATGSWLRHATEEPRLNESDFYGVELTRQLHDICIQRKNNGEFANPNIWFARKNAVTGLVFTPGSMNTIHSSSLTHEIESYGSHEELLRFIKNRFDELKPGGIWINRDVVGPEEKDRIVLMKLNRTDHSGDSSLTELSTYERFFRFAMDFRKEEGYSLSWDEVPVGDEDYIKLRYEDAAEFLLTKDYTDNWESEMHERFCFWSYSQWIGALKGAGFEIDSRSKVFTNPWIAENRFKGKVELYREDHEPMDYPPTNFIAVARKPM
- the lpdA gene encoding dihydrolipoyl dehydrogenase, with translation MSEDKIYDVAVLGGGPGGYTAAFRAADLGLSVCLIEQAGNLGGTCLNVGCIPSKTLLHGAAVIEEAAEIEKYGISFPKPEIDVDKLRDRKNQVVGQLTGGLDQLCKARKIDRVTGFGVFKDKGSIAVRSGEDERTIRFAHAVIATGSYPFRIPGLPEDERIWDSTDGLEIKSIPKRFLIIGGGIIGLEMAQIYHALGSEITIVEMMEHLIPPADKDLVQPLFLKLKKRYSIYTSTKVTKIESGKNGITASFEGKKAPEQAEFDAVLVAVGRRPSTEGWGRENIGLDLDERGFVPVDKQMRTIAGNIFAIGDVVGNPMLAHKASHEGKVAAEVIAGKKSAFEAMTIPSVAYTSPEIAWMGMTEKEAKEKGIEYKLGKFPWGASGRALSADGASGTTKVLFDSESGRIIGAGICGLNAGELIHEAVLALEMGADFEDISLTVHAHPTLAETFAFAAEIVDGSITDIMPPGK
- a CDS encoding 2-oxo acid dehydrogenase subunit E2; its protein translation is MPLEKIRLPDFGDVKDILIVEIFVSPGDEVEKDSSLMSLESDKAVMDLPSPFGGVIKEIHVSAEDQVNTGDLIMTLEVTGSAEATEKSVPEEKPEKAPEKAVAAETAPPTELPPEPRPAVGGPPDSASYGEEGKTSHATPSVRAYARELEIDLTRIRGTGPKGRILKSDVQELIKKALKGGGTAWPGDDEPLEDFSRYGDIEEVKLSRIKKISGPHLHKSWVTIPHVTHFDEADISELEDFRKELNSEADKTGVKYSLLVFVIKAVVAALKEYPSMNSSLVPGGSSLILKKYYNIGIAVDTPQGLVVPVIKNADEKGLKEISEELKALSSKAREGKLAVDDLQGATFSISSLGGIGGTAFTPIVNKPQVGILGLSRSSVKPVWDGEDFIPRLILPLSLSYDHRVIDGAEAARFSRSLVQYLEDLKRILL
- the aceE gene encoding pyruvate dehydrogenase (acetyl-transferring), homodimeric type; translated protein: MSTYYQDPDPAETKDWIDSLRGLIDAEGERKADYLLNTLVDDARSRGVSTSPGVVSSYGNSLLPDEEEKIPGDSLTAMKVAAYIRWNAMAMVARANKDGKGLGGHIATYASVASLYEVGFNWFFKGPESQYGADMVYFQGHSSPGVYARAFVEGRLDEEHLKNFRSEVNGHGLSSYPHPWLMPDFWQFPTVSMGLGPMAAIYQARFMRYMDNRGLKEEGDRKVWCFMGDGESDEPESLGALTLAARESLDNLIFVVNCNLQRLDGPVRGNGKIIQELEGRFRGAGWHVIKVIWGTEWDNIMKRDKEGLLLKKFGSMVDGDFQTIAARGPAYLREKIFGEDPKLAELVKDLSDKELWQMSRGGHDPRKVYAAFAAASKHKGQPTVILVNTIKGFGMGQSGESVMVAHNVKKMDLESLKTFRDRFHVPLKDEELMDLPFIKPEEGSPEDLFIKRQRSLLGGPVPFRDTTHYPLKTPKAESFKALMESSGERELSTTMAFVRLLGNLVRDKEIGKRIVPIIPDEARTFGMEGLFRQLGIYAPTGQLYEPQDAETMSWYKEDPKGQILEEGITEAGAISSWLAAATAHNNFGFPMIPFYTFYSMFGFQRIGDQLWAAGDSRAKGFIMGATSGRTTLNGEGLQHEDGQGLLFASVYPSCKAYDPTFSYELAVLVRKGIEEMYEKGEDVFYYITLLNENYSHPAMPKGAEEGIVKGMYLFQKAGKGDLKVQLMGSGSILREVIAAADLLKEDFDVQADIWSVPGINQLHRDGMAVEDWNRNHPEKPSRKSYVEEVMAGHDGPAVISTDYVQAYSEQIRRLIPNKLTVLGTDGYGRSDSREALRNFFKVDRYHVAIAALKALADEGKIPLKKVSEAIKKYKVNPDAPHAVER
- a CDS encoding RNA polymerase sigma factor produces the protein MDQKKNLKQHESKERLSRAYESEKPRLMARIRAAGKSLEETEDLIHDVYTETWGRLDRLNSIINLPAWLNSLVTRRLIDAWRHDKVKQYAGETDVAEETIREVITGVGLNPLDGYVRRCMVEALDSAIKTLPEKQRKVVEAQVFGGMTFKELAESTGESIDTLKARKRYAVENLSKALKHWIEN
- a CDS encoding flavodoxin family protein; translated protein: MNYTIVYYTRDGSTGIAADYLADVTKGKKVQLEAGKYLNNFILGGFNSASKKLPKLKGDPWSGISDAEAVILASPVWAGNGNPAMNSFIDQADFSGKKVYILSLQADPGKKAQNSVLPLVAEAVKSHGGEVAGMLAIHGTSPGKRAEKDYIENQLKDWKLS
- a CDS encoding VIT1/CCC1 transporter family protein produces the protein MEGKLEKIILREQQNEINAYYIYGKLAEGLDDAHNKAILEKISNDEYKHYKYFNKRTGVELRPNKLFVGFTIFICKIFGLTFGLKLLEKAEQRGQDAYGEILDDIPEIRTFMEDEERHEMELLQMINEERLEYVGSVVLGLNDALVELTGALAGYTFAFGNSKIIALTGLITGISASFSMAASEYLSSMHNGEENALKSSVYTGISYIFTVAFLTAPYFLFANPFFSLVVTLSIAVLIILIFNYYISVAKDTPFVKRFLEMTLISLGVSAISFGVGILVKNVFGLEI
- a CDS encoding YdeI/OmpD-associated family protein; protein product: MEIKIPEVDAYLSDGCGRCKYYNTPQCKVHRWNGELKALREIVLDCGLKEELKWSQPCYTYQNKNILIVSAFKEYCALNFFKGALLNDHHKILTQPTKNSRESRQVRFVSAARIAELKPILKEYILEAVEIEKSGKQIPKSKPEDFPYPEELLEKFNEDYAFRDAFEALTPGRQKSYLLHFASAKQAATRISRIEKCIPKIFDGLGFNER